The following are encoded together in the Fundulus heteroclitus isolate FHET01 chromosome 19, MU-UCD_Fhet_4.1, whole genome shotgun sequence genome:
- the LOC105920189 gene encoding G-protein coupled receptor 151 has product MDIDRPANVSFFDFVGGVQLLRGEDTRTAMPVLLIGICVSGAVCNLLVLLIFIRDFRNGRGSEVKALLASLASTDLVILLLCAPVRAVTFYSQTWTLGSFACRTTDWFQHSCVVAKTLILAATTKAKHTLIPRGAASGPLYSPTWIHGALAFIWIVSMMFPIPQMLFATLLPRGADFVCVSEMPVCASDFMSLFYKIYPTVTFVAPVIFTIAYYTKTLYTAVNHAPSPRHQSKVVLVLLCLSAALGLMLLPEWGTFTWIRLGYNKPPVGLMMFAQVLLYACSSLSPVILMTMYDDVRQGLVAIWFIATCRSNKRAPAIKCPQNEGNGAELGANAVGNAVSQIKEATFPDVEHFWTGRRNTHVEDEHDPIPWEKEEKML; this is encoded by the coding sequence ATGGATATTGATCGACCAGCAAATGTCTCCTTTTTTGACTTCGTCGGAGGAGTCCAACTTCTCCGGGGAGAGGACACCAGGACGGCCATGCCCGTCCTGCTGATCGGGATCTGCGTGTCCGGCGCGGTGTGTAACCTGCTGGTGTTGCTGATCTTCATCCGTGACTTCAGGAACGGAAGGGGCTCCGAGGTGAAAGCCCTCCTCGCCTCTCTGGCGTCCACGGACCTGGTGATCCTGTTGCTGTGCGCACCCGTGCGCGCCGTCACCTTCTACAGCCAGACCTGGACCCTCGGCAGTTTCGCGTGCCGCACCACGGACTGGTTCCAGCACTCGTGCGTAGTTGCGAAAACTTTAATCCTGGCTGCGACCACCAAAGCCAAACATACTTTGATTCCACGCGGCGCCGCCTCGGGGCCCCTCTACAGTCCGACGTGGATCCACGGAGCCCTGGCGTTCATTTGGATAGTGTCCATGATGTTTCCTATCCCGCAGATGCTCTTCGCTACGCTGTTGCCGCGCGGCGCCGACTTTGTCTGTGTCTCCGAGATGCCAGTGTGCGCCTCAGACTTCATGAGTTTGTTCTACAAGATCTACCCAACTGTCACGTTCGTGGCACCGGTCATCTTCACGATCGCGTACTACACCAAGACTCTGTACACTGCGGTGAACCACGCGCCCAGCCCGCGGCACCAGAGCAAGgtggtcctggttctgctgtgcctcagcgctGCCCTGGGCCTCATGCTGCTGCCCGAGTGGGGGACGTTCACCTGGATAAGACTGGGCTACAACAAACCCCCGGTGGGGCTGATGATGTTCGCGCAGGTCCTCCTTTACGCATGCAGCTCCCTGTCCCCGGTCATCCTGATGACCATGTACGACGACGTGCGCCAAGGACTGGTTGCGATCTGGTTCATCGCGACCTGCCGGAGCAACAAGCGCGCACCTGCCATAAAGTGCCCGCAGAACGAGGGGAACGGCGCGGAGCTAGGGGCGAACGCGGTGGGCAACGCCGTCTCACAGATAAAGGAGGCGACCTTCCCCGACGTGGAGCACTTCTGGACAGGTCGCAGGAACACGCACGTAGAGGACGAGCACGATCCAATTCCGTGGGAGAAAGAGGAGAAGATGTTGTAA